The genomic DNA CCGGCGGTTTTCGCCGGATCCACGGCGCGGGACCTCGAGCTGCTCCTGCTGCCAGCGAGCGACTGGCGGGGCATCAGCTCGCTGCACATGCGGCAGGCGGTGTTCCGCGCGGTGGAGCAGGGCTTCAGCATGTTGCGGCAGGCCAACCAGGGCGTCTCGGGGGCGGTGGATGGCTACGGGCGCGTGTACGGCGAGATGGATCACTTCACGGCGGAGGAGCGGGTGCTGCGCGCGGAGCTGCCGGTGGGGCGGGTGCCCACGCTCTACGCGCGCATCGGCGATTCCGTGGGAGCGCTCTCCGGCCTGGTCGCGCTGGGGTGGGTGGGCTGGGCCGTCGTGGGTGGCCTGGCCCGGCGGTGGCGTGCGCGTGAGAGGCTTCACGCGCAGCCAGGCGCCTGAGACCGGCTACTGGATTTCTCGTAGCAGGGGCCTGACGGGCCGGTGGTTCACCCACCTCTCAACGGGTCCTCTCGGTGCCGTCCGACGACATGAACGCGCGGATTTCCGAGACCACTTCGTCCGCGGTGTCCTCGAAGAAGAAGTGGTGCGCGTTGGGAAGCTCGACGGTCCTGTGGTCGGGAAGGGCCTGCTCCCAGCGTTCGAGGTCGCCGCGCGGAAAGCCCGGGTCCTCGAGCGCCCAGAAGATGAGCGTCGGCTTGCCCTCGAGGGACGGGAGGCCGGCTTCGAGCTCCGCGAAGTAGTCGTCCGCGGCGGTGATCTGCCCCGGATAGAAGGCGGCGATGCCTCGGCGGTCGAGCGGCTGGAACGGACGCACATAGACGTCGGCCACGTCGGGGGGCAGCTCGCGGACGATGCTGTCCTTCAGCGCGAACGAGGCAAGCCCGTTGAAGTTCATCTGCACGAACTCACCCACGGGCCCGCCAGCGATGACCGACCAGATGCCGCGCGGCTCGCTCGTGCGCGTCCTCCACGCCCAGGTGCTCCCCAGGATCATCCGCCGCACGAGCTCGGGACGGCGTTGCGCGAGGCCGATGCCGATGGGCCCACCCCAGTCCTGCATGACCAGCGTCACGTCACGAAGCCCGAGGTGCTCGACGAACTCCTCGAGGACGCGGCTCTCCTCACGAGGGGTGAAGCCGAACTCCGCCGGCGCCTGGGACAGGCCGAAGCCGGGGTAGTCGAGGGCGATGCAGCGGTACGAGCCGCGAAGCCCATGAATCAGGTCGCGCCATTGGAATGACCAGGAGGGGTTGCCGTGCAGGAAGAGCAGTGTCTCGCCCTGTCCTTCGTCCACGTAATGGATGCGCGCGCCGCTCGGCAGGTCGATGAAGCGGTGCTCGACGTCGAACATCGGGCGGGGGATGTCGAACGCGAGCCCCGGGGGACCGGACGGCGCGGCCCGTTCGCTCGCGAGCGCGGCGACGACGCCCGCGGCTTCGAGCGTACCGGCGAGAGCGAGCGCGACCACGCCCGCTCGCGAGCGCGTTGGGTGCTCGACGAAGCGCGGGACGAAGAAGGCCAGGACGACAGCCACGGCGATGATGGCTGGGCCTCCGGCAGCGGCGAGACCGGGAGGGCCCATGGCGGCCATCCCGAGGAAGACGGCCAGCGCGAGCCCCAACAGGGCCGCCAGCAGGAGCGCGCGCGGCCGAGCGGAGCGCCTGGCGAGTGCGCGATGGACGAATGCCGCGCCCAGCGCGGCGAGTACGCACACGGGCGTCACGAGCGCATGGCGGAGCTCAGGGAAGACGGAGAGCCCGCGAGCATGGGGCACGGCTGCAATGGCAATCGTCGCGGCCAGCACGGCGGGCACGGACGCGGCCCACCCCGCCCAGAGCATGCGAAGGGCCATCGCACTCGTCCAGGAGTCTTGACCCTCCGCGCCCACCCGAGCGCGTTGGTGCTCGACCCGTGTTCCATTCGTTCCACCGACGAGAATCATGGTGTGACCTCCTGTTTCTTGCGAGGTACCCTAAGTCCACGTTGGAGGACTGTCAGTGCCTGGAACGCCAGAAGAAGGATCCAATCGTCCAGACCCGAGGGCCCTGGCGGGCGTGGACCCGTTCAGTGACGTCTTCACCGCGATGCGCGCCAGGAGCGCGCTGTATTGCCGGATGGAAGCGAGCGCACCGTGGGGCGTGAAGTTCGCCGGCTCGCCGCACGCGAAGTTCGGGCTGGTGACGCGCGGTAGCTGCTGGCTCGAGGTCGCCGGAGAGCCGGGCCCCATCCCCCTGCGCGGTGGAGATTGCTACGTCGTCGCGGCGAACATCGGCATCACGGTGCGCGACGCGCTCCGCACCCGCGCCGTCGAAGGGGAGGCGCTCATCCGGACGAAGACCGGAGACCTGCTCCACCTCGGTGGCGGCGGGGCGCCGACCACCGTCGTCACCGGCCTGTTCGAGTTCGACGAATGGAGCAGCAAGCCGGTCTTCGAGCTGCTGCCTCGCGTGTTGTGTGTGCGGGGCGACGAGGCGCAGACCAGTGCCCTGGGCGCGACGCTCAACCTCCTGGCCATCGAAACCGCGACGCCCACCCTCGGAGCGCCGCTGGTCATCAACCGCCTGGCGGAAATCCTGTTCGTGCAGATGATTCGGACGCACTACGCGTCGGGCCGGGCCGGCGAGCTGGGATGGCTGGCGGCGCTCGGAAGCGCACCGCTCGGAGCCGCGCTGCGCGCGATGCACCATTCGCCCGCGCACCCCTGGTCCGTCGAGTCGCTCGCTGGCGTCGCGGGCATGTCCCGCTCGGCGTTCGCACAGCGCTTCAAGACACAGGTCGGCGAGACACCGCTCGAGTACCTGACGCGCTGGCGCATGTACAAAGCCGGCTGTCTCCTGCGCGAGGGAGAACTCGGGATCGCGGCCATCGCGGACGCCGTCGGGTACGAGTCCTCCGGCGCCTTCAACCGGGCCTTCCAGCGCATCTACGCGCAGACCCCGGGCGAGTTCAGGCGCACCGCTCGCCGCCGCGGGGGCGTGCAGTCCCCGGCCTGAAGGGGTCGCACGGGCGGGGGGGCTTGCCCGGCGGTGGCGTGCGCGTGAGAGGCTTCACGCGCAGCCCGGCGCTTGACGCAGGGCGCAACGATGGGCCGGCGTTGAAATCGAATGTCCTTCGCGCGATCGTCGCGAACAGAGCCGAAGCGCGTGCGTGAATGCCGCGGCTCCGACGCGCCGGCTCTCCCGTTGACCACAGGAGCGAGATGATGAATCGCAGGACATTCATGCTGTTGGGGGTTGCCCCGCTGGCCTTGGCGGCGTGCCGCGGCGGCGACGACGACAAGCCGACACCCACGGAGCCGATACCCACCGACGACCGGGCGGGCCGCGCTCGCGATGCCATGAAGCGCGCCGCCGTGTTCATGGACGAGCGGGTATCCTATCGAGGCGGCTACGTCTGGGCCTATCTCGCGGACCTGTCCAAGAGCTGGGGTGAGATGGAAGCCAAGCGCACCATGTGCTGGATCCAGCCTCCCGGCACGCCGACCGCGGGTCATTCCTTCCTCGACGCCTATCACGCCACCGGGGACGAGGCGTTCTACCGGGCGGCCGAGCGCAGTTGCCTGGCGCTGATCGAGGCGCAACATCCGGCCGGAGGCTGGAACTACATCTACGACTTCGCGGGCGAGGAGTCGCTGAAGCACTGGTACGAAACCATCGGCATCAACGGCTGGCGGCTCGAGGAGTTCCAGCATTACTACGGCAATGCGACCTTCGACGATGCTGGCACCGCGGTGGCCTCGCAGTTCCTTCTGCGCATGTACCTCGAGAAGCGCGATCCGCGCTTCCTCGAGCCGCTGAACAAGGCGATCTCGTTCGTCCTCGACGCGCAGTACAAGGGCGGAGTCGCCGACGGCGGCTGGCCGCAGCGCTATCCGTCGTCGCCGAACGCGATCACGTCCATGCCACGGCCCAATCCGGAGCAATTGCCGGAGGGCGCGTCACAGGGCATGGCGGACGGTGATTACACGCGGCACGTCACGTTCAACGACGATGTCGCCGGCGAGAACATCAAGTTCCTGCTGATGTGCGTGATCGGACTCGGCGAGACGCGGCTCCTCGAGCCCGTCACGCGCGCGATGGAGGCGCTGCGCCGCTTGCAACAGCCGGCGCCGCAGGCCGGATGGGGGCTGCAACACCTGTCGGCCGACCAGGACGGCCGCCTCGCGGGGGCCCCGGCCGGCGCGCGCAGCTATGAGCCCAGGGCCCTGGCCACTCACACCACCCAGACGAACATCCAGCAGCTCTTCCACTACTTCCGGCTCACCGGCGACCGCAAGTACCTCGAGCGGGTGCCCGAGGCCATTGCCTGGCTCGAGAGCACGCGGCTGACGGAACAGATGATCGCCGAGAACCCGCTGCTCAAGGGCCGCACGCACCCGACCTTCGTCGAGCTGGGCACCAACCGGCCGCTCTTCGTGCACCGCTACGGCTCCAACGTCTGGAATGGCGCCTACTACGTGGACTACGACCATCACGACACG from Cystobacter ferrugineus includes the following:
- a CDS encoding alpha/beta fold hydrolase — translated: MILVGGTNGTRVEHQRARVGAEGQDSWTSAMALRMLWAGWAASVPAVLAATIAIAAVPHARGLSVFPELRHALVTPVCVLAALGAAFVHRALARRSARPRALLLAALLGLALAVFLGMAAMGPPGLAAAGGPAIIAVAVVLAFFVPRFVEHPTRSRAGVVALALAGTLEAAGVVAALASERAAPSGPPGLAFDIPRPMFDVEHRFIDLPSGARIHYVDEGQGETLLFLHGNPSWSFQWRDLIHGLRGSYRCIALDYPGFGLSQAPAEFGFTPREESRVLEEFVEHLGLRDVTLVMQDWGGPIGIGLAQRRPELVRRMILGSTWAWRTRTSEPRGIWSVIAGGPVGEFVQMNFNGLASFALKDSIVRELPPDVADVYVRPFQPLDRRGIAAFYPGQITAADDYFAELEAGLPSLEGKPTLIFWALEDPGFPRGDLERWEQALPDHRTVELPNAHHFFFEDTADEVVSEIRAFMSSDGTERTR
- a CDS encoding AraC family transcriptional regulator, whose amino-acid sequence is MPGTPEEGSNRPDPRALAGVDPFSDVFTAMRARSALYCRMEASAPWGVKFAGSPHAKFGLVTRGSCWLEVAGEPGPIPLRGGDCYVVAANIGITVRDALRTRAVEGEALIRTKTGDLLHLGGGGAPTTVVTGLFEFDEWSSKPVFELLPRVLCVRGDEAQTSALGATLNLLAIETATPTLGAPLVINRLAEILFVQMIRTHYASGRAGELGWLAALGSAPLGAALRAMHHSPAHPWSVESLAGVAGMSRSAFAQRFKTQVGETPLEYLTRWRMYKAGCLLREGELGIAAIADAVGYESSGAFNRAFQRIYAQTPGEFRRTARRRGGVQSPA
- a CDS encoding pectate lyase; the encoded protein is MNRRTFMLLGVAPLALAACRGGDDDKPTPTEPIPTDDRAGRARDAMKRAAVFMDERVSYRGGYVWAYLADLSKSWGEMEAKRTMCWIQPPGTPTAGHSFLDAYHATGDEAFYRAAERSCLALIEAQHPAGGWNYIYDFAGEESLKHWYETIGINGWRLEEFQHYYGNATFDDAGTAVASQFLLRMYLEKRDPRFLEPLNKAISFVLDAQYKGGVADGGWPQRYPSSPNAITSMPRPNPEQLPEGASQGMADGDYTRHVTFNDDVAGENIKFLLMCVIGLGETRLLEPVTRAMEALRRLQQPAPQAGWGLQHLSADQDGRLAGAPAGARSYEPRALATHTTQTNIQQLFHYFRLTGDRKYLERVPEAIAWLESTRLTEQMIAENPLLKGRTHPTFVELGTNRPLFVHRYGSNVWNGAYYVDYDHHDTPSHYSAGRSINLATLQATYDQLSSMSDAAIAEMVAKSPLKSTQPRALPKYFSLREVDFADLYADAVMATPTVTDETVDALIQDLGTKDHWLTPVVRSDPAVAASFVTNPYRGNGPSTPYTGDAYRSKHVGDIYDTSPYDSQDPPATYEKKPRLNGISTADFVSNMGKLIAYVAPLK